GGGGCAATCTCAGCAGCGCCTGAAAGAGATCAGCGAGCACATCACGGTGATCCTGGGCGAGCTGAACAACGCGCTGCAGGATCAGAAGTCTCAGCAGGTGCTGGCGGAAATCCGCAGCGTGCGCCAGCAGTATCTGGACTCGCGCTACCGCATTTTGCAGGCGGTGCAGAACAACAATCGTGCGGGCGCTATTCAGGAGATGATGACCACCACCCTCGCCGTGCAGCAGGCTTATAAAGCGAAGGTGAAGGAGCTGATTACCATTCAAAACAGCGAGATGCAGAGTGCCGGCGCGCAGGTGGAAGGGGATTTCAGGTATAACCGCCTGCTGCTGATCCTGCTCACGCTCTTTAGCGTTGCGGCAGGCAGCCTGATTGGCTGGTTTATCGTGCGCGCTATCACTCGTCCGCTCGGCGAGGCGGTGCATTTTGCAAAAGCCATTTCTGAGGGCGATCTTACGGGCAGCATCACGCCACACGGTAAAGACGAAACGGGCCTGCTGCTGCATGCGCTGATGGAGATGAAAACGCGACTGCTGGACATCGTGCAGCAGGTGCAAACCGGCTCGGAGAATATCTCCAGCGCAGCCGCGCAGATTGTCGCCGGGAACCAGGATCTGGCCGCGCGTACCGAAGAGCAGGCAAGCTCCGTTGAACAGACCGCCGCCTCGATGGAGCAGATCACCGCAACGGTGAAAAATACCGCCTCGCATACCGGGGAAGCGACCAACCTCTCGGCGGATGCCGCCACGGTGGTTAAAAACAACGGCGAGATGATGAAGCAGGTGACCAGCAAAATGCGCCTGATTAACGAGACGTCGAACCGGATGTCCGACATTATCGACCTGATCGACGCTATTGCTTTCCAGACCAATATTCTGGCGTTGAACGCGGCGGTGGAAGCGGCGCGCGCCGGCGAGCACGGTCGCGGCTTTGCGGTGGTGGCGGGTGAAGTTCGCCAGCTTGCCCAGAAGAGCGCGTCGTCTGCCAGCGAAATCCGCGAGCTGATTGAGAGCTCTACCAGCCAGACCCAGGACGGGATGAACCTGGTTGAAAAAGCGAGTGCGCTGATCAACGGGATGGTCGGCAACGTGGAAGAGATGGACGTGATCCTGCGCGAAATCCGCCAGGCCAGCCACGAGCAGACGGAAGGTATCTCGCAGATTAACAGCGCGATTGGCCTGATTGATGCCACCACCCAGCAGAACTCCGCGCTGGTGGAGGAGTCCGTCGCGGCGGCGGCATCGCTTAACGAACAGGCGATGCACCTGAAGGAGCTGGTACGCGTCTTCCGCGTGAGCGAGCACGCTCCGGCTTAGTCCAGCTGGGAGATCTCGAGCGCCGCGCGGTCAATAACGCCGATAATCTGCTTGAGCTGCGCGTCGCTGAGCTCTCCCTGATTCACCTTCAGGTCTAACACCGCTTTGAAGTTATCCAGCGCCCGCTTCATCTGCGGGTTTTTGCGCAGCTGAAAACCGACGGAACGCGCTTTGATACGCACCTGGATCTGTTCCAGCTGTTCCCGGTTTTCGTCCAGCCAGCGTTGTCCTTCAGCGGTAATCGTAATCGTCTTACGACCGTTATCTTCTTCCGTAATGGTGATAAAGGTCTGATCCTGAAGATAATCCAGGGTCGGGTAGATCACCCCTGGGCTCGGGGTGTAATTCCCCTGGGTCAGATTCTCGATCTCTTTGATCAGCTCGTAGCCGTGGCTCGCGCTGCGGGTCAGGATATCCAGAATCACCAGCCGCAGATCGCCGTGGCCGAAAAAGCGCGGTCGGCGCCCGCCGCTGTCGTGTTCGTGTCGCATAGTAGCTCTCTCAATTTGATATATCTAAACTATATCTAAGATATATTCAGATGCAATCTAATAGATCTTGCATTTTTACTTATTAGTAATCATTATCATTTGAAAATTGATTTAGATATATCGTATTCACCAGAGAAGGGGCTAAAAATGGCATCTACCCGTTACCCACAGCGTGTTCGTAATGACCTGCGCTTTCGCGAGCTGACGGTGCTCCGCGTTGAGCGCGCCAGCGCGGGTTTCCAGCGCATTGTTTTAGGCGGCGAGCAGCTGGAGGGCTTTAGTTCCCGCGGTTTCGACGACCATACAAAAGTCTTTTTCCCGGCTCCTGGGGCGGTATTTGTACCGCCGGTGGTCACCGATGAAGGCATCGACTGGGGTGACGGCGTACGTCCTCAGACGCGCGACTACACGCCGCTGTACGACGAGGCAAACCATGAGCTGGTACTCGATTTCTTCATTCACGACGGCGGCATTGCCAGCCGCTGGGCGGTCGAGGCGAAAGCGGGAGACAGGCTGACCATCGGCGGTCCGCGTGGTTCGCTGGTGGTGCCGGAGGATTACGCCTGGCAGCTGTACGTGTGCGACGAGTCCGGCATGCCCGCGCTGCGCCGACGCCTGGAGAGCATTGCTAAACTGCCGGTTCGCCCGGAAATTCATGCGGTTGTGACGGTCGGAGACGATTCTTATAAGGCGTATCTGGCGCACCTGAGTGAATTCAACATCACCTGGGTGGTGGGCCACAGCGAGCAGGCGGTAGCGGACCATCTGGCGGCGCTGACCGTTCCAGAGGAAGATTACTTCATCTGGCTGACCGGGGAAGGGAAGGTAGTGAAGACGCTGAGCCGTCAGTTTGAAACCGACGCGATTGACCAGCAACTGGTGCGTGCCAGCGCATACTGGCACGCCAAATAATCAGGCGGCGGAATCCAGCTGCGCTTCGCTCACCTGATGTTCGAGCGAGGCGCGGACCTCGTGCAGCGCTTTCTCCTGCTGAGCGAAGTACGCTTCCATATTGTTCAGCGACGAGACCAGAAGCCAGGACTCCTCTTTCTCCAGCTCCGCCAGCTCGTTCACTAAAATGTCGATTTGCTCGCGAACCTGCGCCATTTTTTTGCGGATACGTTCCAGATCGTTCAGCCTGTCGCTTGCCATCAATGGCTCAAAGCCCTGCTGCAGCCGGGCCACCAGTGAGCGAATGGTTTTAACGTCGCCACGCTGCTTCGCCTGGTTGAGCTGGACCATCATCGCGTTAGCTTCCTCTTTCAGGTCGTCCGCCACCAGATCCGGATGGCAGAGCTTGCTCGCCTGCCGCCAGAGGCGCTTGAGCTCGTTCCGATCCTCTTCCGAGAGATCTTTCCCTTTGCGCAGCCGCACTTCGGCATCGTGATGCTGCTCGCGATACTTCTCGTACTCTTCGTTAGCGTCGTCGCGCGCCTGACGCGCAGGCTCCTCTTCGCGCGTTAAGCCGCTCTCCAGCTCCAGCGCTTCGGCCAGCAGGTTGGCAATCAGATTGCTTTGCTGTTCCAGATGCTTACGCGCCTCAGCGGCCTGCACGGAGT
This region of Enterobacter asburiae genomic DNA includes:
- a CDS encoding DNA repair protein gives rise to the protein MSTPIKRLEIIKNAIELEDDDIIQSQLTRLKNEALDDELQAIVVALEEKNYTAAMAAITAWLQGQRAVTQWRDPQVAASKLELKALEERLRDLIDRRNARVQQLDEFNDLYFSRLGPLMQQILALRKTLAELNLRRQQAEARRREEDYRRCQRYMAQAVEVLATLTQRWRDLPADSVQAAEARKHLEQQSNLIANLLAEALELESGLTREEEPARQARDDANEEYEKYREQHHDAEVRLRKGKDLSEEDRNELKRLWRQASKLCHPDLVADDLKEEANAMMVQLNQAKQRGDVKTIRSLVARLQQGFEPLMASDRLNDLERIRKKMAQVREQIDILVNELAELEKEESWLLVSSLNNMEAYFAQQEKALHEVRASLEHQVSEAQLDSAA
- a CDS encoding methyl-accepting chemotaxis protein, translated to MFLHDVKIGTKLFLAFGFFIVLMAISASLSLLSLNRANNGMQSIITSDYPTTVKANQLIDNFQEFISTQQLMLLDEQGTYTGQSQQRLKEISEHITVILGELNNALQDQKSQQVLAEIRSVRQQYLDSRYRILQAVQNNNRAGAIQEMMTTTLAVQQAYKAKVKELITIQNSEMQSAGAQVEGDFRYNRLLLILLTLFSVAAGSLIGWFIVRAITRPLGEAVHFAKAISEGDLTGSITPHGKDETGLLLHALMEMKTRLLDIVQQVQTGSENISSAAAQIVAGNQDLAARTEEQASSVEQTAASMEQITATVKNTASHTGEATNLSADAATVVKNNGEMMKQVTSKMRLINETSNRMSDIIDLIDAIAFQTNILALNAAVEAARAGEHGRGFAVVAGEVRQLAQKSASSASEIRELIESSTSQTQDGMNLVEKASALINGMVGNVEEMDVILREIRQASHEQTEGISQINSAIGLIDATTQQNSALVEESVAAAASLNEQAMHLKELVRVFRVSEHAPA
- a CDS encoding siderophore-interacting protein, which gives rise to MASTRYPQRVRNDLRFRELTVLRVERASAGFQRIVLGGEQLEGFSSRGFDDHTKVFFPAPGAVFVPPVVTDEGIDWGDGVRPQTRDYTPLYDEANHELVLDFFIHDGGIASRWAVEAKAGDRLTIGGPRGSLVVPEDYAWQLYVCDESGMPALRRRLESIAKLPVRPEIHAVVTVGDDSYKAYLAHLSEFNITWVVGHSEQAVADHLAALTVPEEDYFIWLTGEGKVVKTLSRQFETDAIDQQLVRASAYWHAK
- a CDS encoding PadR family transcriptional regulator, whose translation is MRHEHDSGGRRPRFFGHGDLRLVILDILTRSASHGYELIKEIENLTQGNYTPSPGVIYPTLDYLQDQTFITITEEDNGRKTITITAEGQRWLDENREQLEQIQVRIKARSVGFQLRKNPQMKRALDNFKAVLDLKVNQGELSDAQLKQIIGVIDRAALEISQLD